Within the Glycine soja cultivar W05 chromosome 3, ASM419377v2, whole genome shotgun sequence genome, the region TATTTGATAATTACATTTCCTATGATGCTCTATGCCTCTATCTcccaaaaacaaacatttttctgAAGAATCAATCTCATACACAGAAACATCCAACATGATTGTTAGGAACAGGCTATTGATGCTTAATTTTCAGCTCTTTCAAATAATAACACTTAGATTATCACATCTCAGCCCGTTAGAAAGATGACCATCAAATCCAAATGAGTCTTCAAAGTGAAGTATAAAGAAGATGGATCCATTGAAAGGAACAAAGTTAGGCTAGTTGCAAAGGGAGTTTGCCACTAAATTAATAGTTTGTTAATCACGCACCATACTAAGCTAACTAACCTAAACTTCCTTTGTTAATTAACATATGGcacaaatcaaaatatttttcacgaTAGCTAATTATGTCTGTTTTGAGGTAAAAatcattaatcaattaaaaaattgttatgcAAACTGAAATTTGTTAAATCTGTTAAGCACGtgcaaaaagataaataagaaaggaaaatgttaaTCCAACCCAAaagaaaacatgatttttttgaaaatgtgCAGTAGTACAATGGTAGATAGGCATGGTGTTGCTTTTGTGGGGGGAAAAGGAATCCTTTCTTCATGCAGATGATGGTCATCTCCtcatatatatgaatattatgacgaaataattttaatgttagTCTTAAAAtactcaataaaaaatatattttatgctaGTATCAGCTTGATgaatcaatatataatttttaaaaagaaaggtacatatattataaaataaacttaattaaaatataatgacaGTATAAATACCATttatacaattatttaaaaatagacgGTGTCATGTGTGTTaaagttgttaatttttgtaataactattttaaaggttatatttaaaatgatttctaATTTATTGACActataaaaatctttaaataaaatgaaactctGATAAAGAAAAGTAtgtattaaaagattaaaagaaacaTGAACTTGTAgataatcattaattattgttaaaaaattaataagaaatattttgCAAGGCTTTAAAAGGGAAAgcgattgtttttaaaaaaaaatactgtacATATCAAACTTTTTAAACTTGAAGTCATTCTAATCCCAAAGGccaaaagtaaaagagtaaaagagggttattttattatatgatcATACAGGACAAGGAAGTATTACGCATACATGCCGGCCGGATCCATTCTTCGTAGGTTTgactaaatttattatttaatttgtctaagggagttatttaaaaaaaatgctattttTTCTGACAAATAATCATTATGCACCATGCATCTAAATTTCAAGGATGTGACAAATAATCATTATCCTGAAATGCTTAATGCCTTAGATGACTCAACAGCATAATAGATATACGgagataataaatatttataaactatCAAGAAGACAATCCAATcgagatattaaaataattatattaattttctcttcaataactcaaattatttactttattcttATTCACTTCATAAGATTCCAATCCAAATTCCATAAGTAGGTCAATTGAATCATATAAATTACTAACATATATCCCATTGGAATTTACCGCTAAacaacttctttttcttcttttttttcctccctCTTTCCATCATGCATGGACCTGCTTTAAGCCACAAGCCAGTTCAAGTCAAGAATCTAACATAgaaataggaaaagaaaaataatatacaaagaATACCTTACTTTCACCAAACAACCAGATATACTCATTTCCTAGGCTTACGTTCTATCTAGCAATATATATTGACCTTATGATAAGCTTTTGTGATCAAAATCATtctcaattttcaaaatatcatGGGGATGGTTACGAGTTACATGGGAGGTACAAGTcacattctctttcattttctgCCTTTTCTTGCATGAGAATTCTGAGttctatttttcatatatattaataaaaactttATTTGGTCTAAAATTAATGGATTTCACTATATTAATTCTGGCATCTCAGGAGCTGAGGTTGCATCCAAGGGGATGAGTATGCTAACAGGAACACTCTATGATCGGATCATTAAGCAGAGAAATATCCGAGAATTAAATGAGTTCCAAATTGCcattcttgatatcttcaagtaAGCATGTCATGTCATTTCTTAAAAATTGTTACATTAACAGTAAATAGTTATTATACTCGTTAAAAAAATGGCCCCTGCActtaatattatcttttattttaatctctatGTAAAAAAGATGTTatattttagtccctatataaagaaaaaaaaatgtgtacaaaTTATTCCATGTGATTTGACTGATGTTATcatgttttaagaaatttttttatagtttaatggTAATTCACTTACAATGTAAAATTTTACACTGTTATTAATCACATATCACCCCTtgatattacttttaaaataattttgtaaaaatcaatattcaattatttctgattagatgataatataaaattatttttaaaaaaatcttttttttaaggaCTGAAGAGAAAAAGCTTCATAAATAGGGACtaacaaaaatgttttaaaaatagggaacaaaaataaaaataaaaatatttccacAACTAAAAGCATTGTTAACCCTTTGAATGTCACCAATCTAACATCAGTTTTACTGATATTTTCTGACAATATTTTCATAGTGCAATCAACATGGCATTGCCCGGTAAGCATTATGATGCTCCAGCACACGATGATATACAGGTCAGTTAACTCTTCTTCCACTTTGCGTTGAATCTGCAATGCATGCATCCCTCCTAAACTGGCATGTTTCTCTAACAAGCAGAAATGTTATGAAACATGGACTAAATCTGAGGGTGCtgagaagaaaaaggaagcTTTCACCAGATTCATCTCAGAGAATGTGAATCTGAGCAAAGCAGATGAATCTATGATGATCACTGGGATAGTGGCTCCACCAGTTGCCATGGTAGCTAAGAGAACTGGGCAAACTGTGCCTCAGCTAAGTGTTATCAAAGCCATCCCTGATGTTGCATTTGTTCCTGGAGCTACCATTTTGGCTCTCATTGCTATTAAGCTCACAAAAAGAATGGCATTCAAGAATATCCCATCCCTTCCTCAAAAAGAGGAGGATACCCCTTCCTAGCTTTCCCTTTTGATGGAAATGTGCATTATTAAATGTTTCATGTTATTTCCAAATGCAATTAATTGTGAACTTGACATTATTGAACAAAGATGAATTTTAGTGCCAATTGACCTGAGAAACCACATAATGTCACATTCTATGAATAATAGATACATGCAAATGATATGATCTCATCGGAGTACAAGGGAGGGATGGTGATGAATGACATCAACAGTGCCTATTATTACCGACCATTAAACAAGTAAAGAAAAGTAAATTTCATATAGCTGGTACACAATATGTGCAAAATCAACATTTCTAAGatacaaaagaaattaatagcCAATGAAGGAGAAAAATCATCCTTTTACAAATATGTCAAAAGAACATATATTGTTTATAAAGAAATTCGATTTGGAACAACAATACGTCGAGGTCCAATATGGAAAGAATTCAGAAGGTTTTTCCTTGATTTTGTCTCTGAACAAACAATTTGAAATGCCTTGACTTTTTTAGAATATAAGATATAGTTTCAATCGTTTACTGACGTAATAGTTCcaaccaataaataaaaataaaaacttcccctaaaaaatagaatatgctACCATATTCACATCATGTGCAATTGATATAATGCCTCTatgaaaaaaagtataaaacaaATAACCAGAATTTACGAAGTACGACACAAGCATACTGCAACTTGTTGGAGAAATTCTCAATTCCTTCGACTTGTTGAATAACCATTCCAATAGGATTCAGCTTAACCTCTTTGAGGCAGAtatcttcctttttttcctGGGGACATTTTACTTGAATGTAGAACATGACATCCAAGTAGAATGCTCATTATGCATACCATTCTCATGGGGGTCAGGTTCTGAAACTTGAACATCAAAACTGAATTTACCTTCTTCAATGGAATCCTTGGTTCCATCATAGTCAATAAAATCATGCCACTCTTCCTTAGCTACTTGATTATGTATAAGAACTTCATCTTTGGTCTGCACATAAGaaaaaactaatattaaaaattcacaAAGGTTTGTAAATAATACACATTACACAGATTGTTCAATCCTTTCAGCGTAGCAGCTTAGTAGTTGGATGCTTGTGCCCAGGATAGTTAAAATTCTTgttattaattcaaattttcaaacaatAATTGCAGGCTTGCATCACATATTATTAACAAGTAAATCCAGCCATAGGGAATGAGGATTGCAATTTCATACCCAAAAGTGCTTCCAGTTCCAGGTAGTAATATGAATGCAAATACGTAATACATGACATATAAGAGGATATGACAACtattaaaaaacaagaaaatgacATGGCAGGGATACAAACACGAGAATCCATAAATACAAATTCTAACTATTCATATGCACACAATTATTTATGAaacagttttaaattttaaaataaaataagttaggATGACATGTACAAATACGCACACAAAAAGTATATCACAACAACCAAGGATATTCCTTAGAAAAAAACATTGAGTAGAGCATTTCAATTTTTCAGCACACTAAAAATTGGATAACATGAAATAATACAGGACTATCTATAACCAAATTAAAGTCTTCGTGAATTACACATTTGTGATTGGTTAAGAACAAAATGCTTATGCAAATTCAGATCAAAGAGTTCAGTACCATATCAATTTGAACTGAATTTCACTCTACACAAGCTAACTAAACCACATTCCTCCTTTCCCCGACTCTTATCTAATTTTTACAAAGCCGCTCTAACCTTAACCTTATGCTCCATTCGTTGATGCAAAACATCACAGATATGCTCACTATGGCCTATGCTCTCTCTAACCCTATTCTAATAGACCCCACTCCATCCTACACAAACAAATGGAACCCAAAATGCTGATACCCAGATCATTGATTTATTTACCAGATTAGATGTTTTTCCAACAATCCCAATTTCCTTTGAGTTTCAGATAGAGTCTAAATTTTCATTGCAGACCCTCCTAATTCTTGAAATATAGCTGTATATGAGCTATGTCTGAGATGTGTCACTAAGCACCTAAATCAAAGGAAATGCAAGCATATGCAACAAGTGGCCATATCCATAGGTCACATTGACCAATGATATGACACTACCTGCCATATTCATGCTTCATGGGAGAACTACAACAGAAAATCAACCTTGAAACACGACCATAATTACTGCAGAAAAATAGTTTTGACATTGACCAATCAACACCTTCAAGTTCAAGCAACAATATGATTTATAAAGAACAAGTTCCATCCACTAggcaatattaaaaatattctcaAAAAAGAAGTCAGAAGAATGAGCTAGGTAGAAGTTATGTGGCATCTCAATCTTAGTGAATAACTCCTTTCATGTATGGTACAAGCAATTACGAAAACCAAAAGCACAGGGCAAGCAATGGAAAATTCTATTGTTACAAAGATACCAAATGTCAAGCATAACCCACATACCCAATCTatatatgacaaaaaaatacataacCCACATAccaaattcttgtgtttgtatATAAAGCTTACATCTTTCAATGGATCATCAAGCTCAGGCCCATCAGTGGTTACAATACAGGGAATCATCACTTCACGACTAGCTGATGCATTTCCAGGCATAAGTAGATCTCCCATGTGAAACTCAGATTCAAGCTGAGATGAGGAATGAGGAAAACTAAATGGTAATGTGTTTTCATTACTGGTGAAAGTAGAATCAAAATGATTAAATCCATCAGATCGGCCACGCATGCTAAATTGAGTTATAGAACAAAACTTTCCACAACTTTCACTTATCACCTTGTCGGTTCTAGTTTTTAATTGCTGAACTTCTGACTGTATAGCTTCAATCTTCTGAATGATGTCATCCAAGGATTTATCAACATTTCCATACTCTTCAGAAGACCACTCATCATTCAGCTTGAATTCCTGGTTACTATCATTGACACCTCCTGATATCAAATAAAACAGAACGTAGACTTGGAAATTTAGAACCCTCGTGGAAATGAACAAGTAAAACCTGTTTTGTCAAATACTTAAAATTATAAGGTAATACGTGAAAAACCAGAGGAAAAACTGTGCATTGAATACTTTGTGCTTGTTTGATTCACAGTTTCACAATTTTACGGTGAGATAATTTTTGCAAGTTGTATAAATAACAAAAGCAGCACCATGTATATTACTGCTACTCACCTATaccaacatcacaaacatcttTCAAACATGTATCAGCAGTACAATCTGTTTTCTCTggaaaaagacaagaaaaaattataaaacaaaaagatgtcaataataaatactataacaaataaagaaatgaCATACCATAATAGGAGAATAAACTATGGTTAGACATGTAAGATTCTATATCGCACTGCtcttcaactctttttcttttgttcctcTTCATAACTTTATTTCTATGCATCCGATCAGATATAGGGATGGATTTGATATTAGAGTCTTCTAATGTAAAGTGTGCCAAATCAAGTTGCTTTGAGTGATTGTATGCTGCAAGTTCTTTCTCATATTTACGTGCTTGAGACTGAAGTTGCTTCATCTGCAATTCAATCCACTTACAGCGCCATGACATAGGGTGTATGAACCTCCTCCAATGACTTGTCAAACTTTTTGTCatccttttctttcttaaaatacATCTCAGTAGagtaaattgtataaaaaaaaagtacaaataaTTGGCATTCAAATCAAACTttaatcatgtaaaaaaaactgacaataaaaatcttattttagagCTGACTGTATTACTCGtatcaaaatagaatttcaaTAATGTCAATCTTAAAATGCAGCCCTAGAATAAGTTGTGTTGGACTTTCAGGGGTAGTTTTCAATTaagacaagaacaagaaactgATATAAGATTCGTACTTAGGAAGATAGCTGTAAAGCACATTCATTATGCATGTGACAAGATTTAGTAAATCTCTAATTCAGGGAATATAGCTAATCTAAGGTAAATCAGTgtcaagaaattttttattaacttatgtACTAAGAAGCACAGGGGCGTGTCCCGCATCAGAATCACGCCAGTGTCGGTTGCGTCCGCCGTCGCCGGACATGGTTGGGCCGCCAGACACGCACGATTGGACACGGCCCACCATCCGGGCGCGGACACATcacctatttttattatttttttcaaaaaaattaaaaaaaacgctTATGAAATACGAACCACCTCAGTTCTCATTCTCATgcaccttcttctccttcacATTTCCTGCAAGCGAACCAAACGCCTCCGTTGCCGTGCACGCCATCACTGCACGCAGACCACACCGGACCTCCATCGCCACGCACAGGTAGCTCCCCGTTtctcttttctaattttatttttctgttgcccagagaatatatataatttatgtaacAGATTGTGAAACAAGATACTGATACACGTCCGTGTCCGCGCaagtgaatatatataatatatgttacTAACAGTAAGACTTTTTTTCGTCTGTGAAACAAGATACTGATTTTTATATTGTATTAGTTttctaatattataatatacctATACAATAGCAAAGTGGAGGCAGACTTGTTCTTTGAACAAATTCATGGGGTTAATGCTATATCCAATATGTTCATATGGAAGACTCAACGATGAAATCTGcagaatatataaaattatgggtttctttctctttactatgttttatttttcctgtttcataatataaaattctgggtttctttctctttttgttagACTTGATGCCTCTTAGTCTTAGTACTTTTTGTTAGACATATGACATATCTCTTGATGCCTCTTAGTAGTTAGTACTTTTTCTTAGATTAtcatatgaatatataaattttattgtcatGTTTGATCatacttatttttttgtcatgttgATATTGAtcatattttacatatatataggtgCCCGCCGCATCCCCGTGTCCCATGTTTTTTATTGTAGGCGTGTCCCTGTGTCCATGTCTGAAACCGTGTCCGAATCTGTGCTTCTTAGCTTATATATCCAACTTAACAACCTGAATTTGTTGTATAAACTACAAGACAAACAATTAGATAGATACATGAAGCACAAGGTTCACTATTAGAATTGTGCAATTTGATCCAATGCATGCTCTCACAGTTTTCCGAGCTGTAACTTTGAATCAATAATGACTATGAATCATGACAACCTTGTTTAAACAGTTGACTTTCTTTCACAAAAAGTAAGGGTGATGAGGAGATAAAATGGAGTGTAGGAATGTCTAGGGGTGGTAAAAAAAACCAAACTCAATTGAACTGGTGTAAAATAAgtgaactttttttaataaaaactgaACTGAACTGTTGTTgagttcagtttttaaaaaccaaactgCTGAACTGAACTGAACCATACTTAAGAtattaagagagaaaaacacCAGACACTCAGATCAGCACTCACTCTTCACTCTACACCTACGCTCAGTTCACCCTTCATGAATCTCCCTAAATCTGGTATGTGGGTTGCATATTACTGCAGATTGCAGGGGATTTCAAGTCAGAAGTCAGAACATTTTAGTCTGAAACacttgaaagaaaaattgtaaGCAAGGGAAATTTCAGAGTTAAGGTTTTTTCAATACTAATTCCAAATGTAATTTCATAACCTTATGGttataatgatttattttcatGCTTGTATGTTGTAGTTGCTCATCTCTTTTaagctttcttctttcttttctttatgttcTAAATGACAATTTTCCCTATACTTGGTCTCTTTAcagctttatttttgtttttgatttctGCTTCAAAGGTTAGTTCAATAAAATATTCCTGTAATAACCTATTTGGCATGAGTTTGTAGTTGCCTGTTGGAATTCAGATAAAACAACTGATCTAGATGGAGGCTGGATGCAGACATTGGATGAATTTCTCCTTCATTACcatcacacatttttttttgcttgtttCAGCATACTGTTGTCATTTCCTATATTGCCACCTCTTAGTCAAGAAGTCAAGAACTCTAGCAAGAAGAAACTGGTGTCTCACGCCCTTTAGCAAGAGCGggctttttatttaataaactattCCTATAATAACCTCTTAACCAGTGATCTGCAGCACTTCCAAAACAACATCAAATAGTTATCTCCATGATACAAAACTGATGCTTTACTCTTCACTCTTTTATGAACAGGCCATCAAATTATTTCCTTATATCAAACTAATCAAAACTTTCACACCAGCaccagaaaaaaataaagaaaatgtgaGAATGGGGTTATTGAAGTATGAAAAATTAGAAGTGAAGAACAAACCAACAAATTCAAAGATAATCAAAATGAGCTCCACAGAGAAAACCACTCAGTCATCAGAGAAAACACCAAACCCAACCATAGCAGTATAAATCACACTTTGGTGGTTGGGGGTGAGAAGACCAAGTGAGCTCCACAGTGACTGTTGCAAATTTCTAATTTACCTTGTttatatgaagaagaaaatagaatggCCAAAAAAATGAGGTAGTTACTAATGCCATCTAATCTAGATAATCAACTTTCACAATAAAGTATATGGGTCTGTGGCTTCCTTATGAACTGGAAAAATAGGCATTCTACACAAAGGGAAGTGCTatcagttttttgttttttattttcttccatttctgCATTCTCGCTTTCTATAAAATGAACAGATGCCTGAAACAATTCAAAGGGAAACATACCTTCCTTGACATGATTCAAACCAGTCATCACACTTTGATGAGGATGGATCGTCAGCACACTTTCGTGATTCAACTTCAGTATCGCTAAAGGATGAGGCATTCTCAGCACCAGATCCTGAATCACCAAAAGAGCTGGAACACTCGGGGGAATCCTCACAAGAATCTTCCATCAGAAAAGGTTTCCCCAAATTTGAACACCCAATGATATCAACttccacatcctcatctccacCAGATGAAGGAATTTGTTTGATCGGCACCGTTTCCACGCCAAAAGCATCGTCACCCATGTTGACTTTAACTGGCACAAGAACCCTTTGTCTGGAAAATGCAAGGGCATTAACATTCTCCGAATGGCTCTTCAACTCTAAATTTAGGCCCATTTTCACAAATCATTCAAATTCACTGCTCAAAGAACATGAAAAGGCCACAATATCATAACTGAAAACACATGAATCACAAGTTTCCTCAAAAACAAGATACACCACAAACCAATAGCGCATACAAGATATTGTGTTCACTTCAATTCGTGACATACTtatgattttcataaaaaaaatatagataacaAAAACTATTACATTCTTCATATAAAGCAAGCACAAGAACATGATACCGATTTGTCTTGTCATGAAATAGATAGTATTATACCAAACAATTTACCAAGCATAGCATGATATCCGTAGACACAAAACAAATTTGGATACATACACTTATTACAATCAAATGAATAATTCCAAAACTGattaatcatatattaaaaaatgctCTCTTTTCCAATTCttggagtgaaaaaaaaaaaatagaaccaaCAAACTAAAAGGGCACAACGTGCTAAACAAATTTTAGTTCCCCCTACTCACAAacagaaaaacaacaaattcaAAAAGACAAAACCTTTCGTAGCTTCAGATTATTAAGAAAGTTAATAATCATTCATCAGATTATTAAGAAAACAATCAAGCTTTTGAAAAGGAATTAGTCTTACCCGTGAACCAAAAATCTGATTTTTCTGAAGGGATGAGAGAAAAACGAAGATTTTTGAAAAACCCAGTAACAGAAACacctttattaataataattaataatcaataagaattttttggtataaataatttttttctcattcgaAAAGTGTGTGTGGCACTTTGTTGGGTTTGATTGGCGATGGCCCTTCAAATTTGGAAACAAAATACAGACTATACTGTGAGTCAACTCATGAATAGAAacattccaatttttttctttctttatttttttgaattaaaattggaatttgtctttttcttcaatcataatcataataacaacaataaaaataaaaacaaaagataagATTGATTTAGAAATATAAGACATACGTTGAGGGAAGAGAACTCTGCTGCAGAATGTTGATTGGTCTTCTTGAGGTTCTTCATGCAAAGGCACTGTGTTTTTGAATTGAGAGTTTAATCTTCTTTCGTTTCgatttgttgtttgtttcttATAGCATTCTAccaaaaacataacaaaaaaaaaaaaaaagggaccgTGAAAGGGACTAAGGCACCTGTGAGAGTGACACAATAGTCAATAGATACACATACACCAAACAGATATTATTtgg harbors:
- the LOC114406529 gene encoding uncharacterized protein LOC114406529 — protein: MGMVTSYMGGAEVASKGMSMLTGTLYDRIIKQRNIRELNEFQIAILDIFNAINMALPGKHYDAPAHDDIQKCYETWTKSEGAEKKKEAFTRFISENVNLSKADESMMITGIVAPPVAMVAKRTGQTVPQLSVIKAIPDVAFVPGATILALIAIKLTKRMAFKNIPSLPQKEEDTPS
- the LOC114406528 gene encoding uncharacterized protein LOC114406528 isoform X3, whose translation is MGLNLELKSHSENVNALAFSRQRVLVPVKVNMGDDAFGVETVPIKQIPSSGGDEDVEVDIIGCSNLGKPFLMEDSCEDSPECSSSFGDSGSGAENASSFSDTEVESRKCADDPSSSKCDDWFESCQGRKKRMTKSLTSHWRRFIHPMSWRCKWIELQMKQLQSQARKYEKELAAYNHSKQLDLAHFTLEDSNIKSIPISDRMHRNKVMKRNKRKRVEEQCDIESYMSNHSLFSYYEKTDCTADTCLKDVCDVGIGGVNDSNQEFKLNDEWSSEEYGNVDKSLDDIIQKIEAIQSEVQQLKTRTDKLESEFHMGDLLMPGNASASREVMIPCIVTTDGPELDDPLKDTKDEVLIHNQVAKEEWHDFIDYDGTKDSIEEGKFSFDVQVSEPDPHENGMHNEHSTWMSCSTFK
- the LOC114406528 gene encoding uncharacterized protein LOC114406528 isoform X2, yielding MGLNLELKSHSENVNALAFSRQRVLVPVKVNMGDDAFGVETVPIKQIPSSGGDEDVEVDIIGCSNLGKPFLMEDSCEDSPECSSSFGDSGSGAENASSFSDTEVESRKCADDPSSSKCDDWFESCQGRMTKSLTSHWRRFIHPMSWRCKWIELQMKQLQSQARKYEKELAAYNHSKQLDLAHFTLEDSNIKSIPISDRMHRNKVMKRNKRKRVEEQCDIESYMSNHSLFSYYEKTDCTADTCLKDVCDVGIGGVNDSNQEFKLNDEWSSEEYGNVDKSLDDIIQKIEAIQSEVQQLKTRTDKVISESCGKFCSITQFSMRGRSDGFNHFDSTFTSNENTLPFSFPHSSSQLESEFHMGDLLMPGNASASREVMIPCIVTTDGPELDDPLKDTKDEVLIHNQVAKEEWHDFIDYDGTKDSIEEGKFSFDVQVSEPDPHENGMHNEHSTWMSCSTFK
- the LOC114406528 gene encoding uncharacterized protein LOC114406528 isoform X1 encodes the protein MGLNLELKSHSENVNALAFSRQRVLVPVKVNMGDDAFGVETVPIKQIPSSGGDEDVEVDIIGCSNLGKPFLMEDSCEDSPECSSSFGDSGSGAENASSFSDTEVESRKCADDPSSSKCDDWFESCQGRKKRMTKSLTSHWRRFIHPMSWRCKWIELQMKQLQSQARKYEKELAAYNHSKQLDLAHFTLEDSNIKSIPISDRMHRNKVMKRNKRKRVEEQCDIESYMSNHSLFSYYEKTDCTADTCLKDVCDVGIGGVNDSNQEFKLNDEWSSEEYGNVDKSLDDIIQKIEAIQSEVQQLKTRTDKVISESCGKFCSITQFSMRGRSDGFNHFDSTFTSNENTLPFSFPHSSSQLESEFHMGDLLMPGNASASREVMIPCIVTTDGPELDDPLKDTKDEVLIHNQVAKEEWHDFIDYDGTKDSIEEGKFSFDVQVSEPDPHENGMHNEHSTWMSCSTFK